The Clostridia bacterium DNA segment ACACCAGTCACTCCAGATGGAATACAGACCATCACTTTATGCTTAAAAAAACGTCTACGCCCACAAGCCTTTTGTAGAAAATGGCGAAGCATACGCTCCGTCATATCAAAGTCTGCAATCACACCTTCACGAAGCGGACGTATGGTCACGATATTCTCCGGTGTACGGCCTAACATTCTTCTAGCCTCTTTACCGATTGCCACAATTTCATTGGTTCTTTTGTCTAACGCTACTACCGATGGTTCTTGCAAGACAATACCTTTGTCTTTGATATATACTAGCACCGTTGCCGTTCCCAAGTCGATTCCAATGTTTTGTCCAAAATTAAAGAGCATGTTTTACCCCCCTAGGCAATGCGTTCCGCACCGGACTCATCGTCCTTTTCTACAATACGGATATCCGCTCCCACGCTGCTAAGTTTTTCAACAAGGCCGTCATAACCTCTTTTTATATGCTTGATTTCCTTGATTTCTGTAACACCTTCGGCCATCAACCCTGCAATAACTAAAGCCGCACCAGCTCGTAAATCTGTAGCCTTCACTACTGCGCCGGTAATTCTCTCTGCCGGTTGAACCACAGCCGTATGGCCTTCAGTCGTAATATTGGCTCCCATCTTTTTCAGTTCGTCTACGTGCATAAAGCGATTCTCAAACACCGTCTCAGAAATAACACTGGTGCCCTCTGCTCTCATTAGAAGAGCCATCATTTGCGCCTGCATATCCGTTGGAAAACCCGGATAAGGCATCGTCTTAATATCCACAGCCTTCAAAAGACCATCCGATTTAATCCTTACGCCATCTGCCTCTTCTTCAACGATTACACCGGCTTCACGTAGTTTGGCTACTACTGGCTTGAGGTGGTCAATAATGACGTTTTCAATCAGCACTTCGCCACCAGCCGCTGCAGCCGCTGCCATGTAGGTTCCAGCTTCTATTCTGTCTGGGATGACAACATGGTTACAACCCTTCAATTCGGATACACCTGTAATCTTAATAATGTTGGTGCCAGCACCAGATACCCTAGCTCCCATGTTGTTCAGGAAGTTGGCCAGATCAACAATCTCCGGTTCTTCCGCCACGTTCTCAAGAATAGTTTGTCCTTGGGCCAAAGCACCCGCCATCATTAGGTTTTCTGTAGCTCCAACACTAGGGAAGTCAAGATAGATTCTTGCACCCACTAGCTTATCTGCATAAGCCGAAATAGAACCGTGTTCCATCACGATTTCTGCACCCAAAGCCGCAAATCCCTTCAAATGAAGGTCAACTGGTCTAGAACCAATGGCACAACCACCTGGAAGTAGCATTTTGGCTTTACCATAACGCGCAAGAAGCGGCCCCATCAAGAGAAAACTGGCCCTCATTTCGCCTGCGTTCTCACTAGTCGCTTCCGTAGTATTTACCAAATTGGTATTAATATTCAACTGTTTATTTCGTCTCTCAACCACAGCACCAATCGATGTCAGCATGCTACATATTGTATTCACGTCCGCCAAATAAGGCACTTCGTGAATCTGCGAACTACCTTTTGCCAATATGGTTGCTGCTATAATTGGAAGCACAGCATTCTTTGCTCCCTCGATACTGATCTTACCGTTGAGTCTTTTTCCACCTTGAATTATAATTCTCTCCAAAGCACCCTCCACACTCTTCCTAAAACTATATGCTAGCCGGCTATACCGGTGAATATCTAGATAAAACTAATACTTAATTAGTATATAACAAAAACGCTTTATCATCTACGTTAAAATCCTATAAAGCCCTACTTTTCTAGCCTTAATATGCAAGCTATGTTACCACGATTTTATTAACTTGACAAATATTTAATCCACACATTCGTATCTGTAACAAAATAACCTATTCTTTACCAGATATTAGCACAATACCAGTCAAGCCACAAAAAGGCCGGTGCCTTTCGGCATCGGCCACAATCCTTTTCTCTATGCTCTTTTTTTATTCAGCCAAGTGCGTCCAATATCTATATGATTTGCTACAGTCGTAGGCGCTGGGCCTCCAGTAAGCACTCGTTTCTCTACGCACTCATAGATGTCTATCACTTCATAGATATCTTCCTCAAAGGCAGGTGAATAATTACGGTATTCTTCGATACTCAAGTCTTCTAAGACTCTACCTTCCTCAATGCATTTGTAAACCAACTGACCCACAATGCCATGCGCCTCACGGAACGGTACATTCTTTTTAGCAAGGTAATCGGCTACATCCGTAGCATTGGTGAAACCGCCTTTGGCTCCTTGAGCCATATTGTCCTTCTTAACTTTCATGGTCCCCAACATCGGTGTAAGCGTTAAAAGAGATTTTTTGACTGTATCCACAGTGTCAAAAAGTGCTTCCTTATCTTCTTGCATATCCTTGTTGTAGGCTAACGGTAGTGATTTTAGCATGGAGAGAGAACCCATCAAGTTACCATACACTCTACCCGTTTTACCTCGAATTAACTCCGCCACATCCGGATTCTTTTTTTGAGGCATAATGGATGATCCGGTAGAGTAGGCATCGTCTAGCACGACAAAGGAAAACTCATCGCTAGCCCATAGAATGATTTCCTCACAAAGTCTAGAGAAATGCATCATCAAAATACTGGATGCAGATTCAAACTCAAGCAGATAGTCCCGATCTGATACTCCATCCAACGAGTTTAGGGTGATTTCTGCAAAATCTAGCTCTTCCCGTACCATATCTCGGTTTAGCGGAAAAGTTGTACCTGCCAGAGCACCCGAACCGAGTGGCATCACATCGGCCCGCTTCAAGGTGTCAGAAAAACGTCCATAGTCGCGTCTAAACATCTCAAAATATGCCATCAGATGATGGGCCAGGGTAATCGGCTGAGCCTTCTGCAGATGGGTGTATCCAGGCATGACGGTTTCCAAATTTTCTTCTGCAATATTCAGGATGGTTTTCTCCAAATCTAACAGAAGGTGCAAAATACTCTTAAGCTCCTCTTTAATGAACAACTTACCATCCAAGGCCACTTGATCGTTCCGGCTACGGCCAGTATGCAGCTTCTTGCCTACATTACCAACCTTCTCTGTCAGCAAAGTCTCCACATTCATGTGAATATCCTCTGCCCCAATCTCAAATTCTATCTTGCCTTCCTCAATCTCATGCATCAGCTCTTTCAAACCGGCAACCAGCACTTTTGCCTCTTCTTGTTCAATCACTCCCGTTTCACCTAGCATATGTGCATGCGCGATGGATCCCCGAATGTCCTGGGCGTAAAGTCTTGCATCAAAGGAAATAGAAGAATGGAAATCTTCCAC contains these protein-coding regions:
- the murA gene encoding UDP-N-acetylglucosamine 1-carboxyvinyltransferase produces the protein MERIIIQGGKRLNGKISIEGAKNAVLPIIAATILAKGSSQIHEVPYLADVNTICSMLTSIGAVVERRNKQLNINTNLVNTTEATSENAGEMRASFLLMGPLLARYGKAKMLLPGGCAIGSRPVDLHLKGFAALGAEIVMEHGSISAYADKLVGARIYLDFPSVGATENLMMAGALAQGQTILENVAEEPEIVDLANFLNNMGARVSGAGTNIIKITGVSELKGCNHVVIPDRIEAGTYMAAAAAAGGEVLIENVIIDHLKPVVAKLREAGVIVEEEADGVRIKSDGLLKAVDIKTMPYPGFPTDMQAQMMALLMRAEGTSVISETVFENRFMHVDELKKMGANITTEGHTAVVQPAERITGAVVKATDLRAGAALVIAGLMAEGVTEIKEIKHIKRGYDGLVEKLSSVGADIRIVEKDDESGAERIA
- the argH gene encoding argininosuccinate lyase; translated protein: MSKLWGGRFQKETDRLVEDFHSSISFDARLYAQDIRGSIAHAHMLGETGVIEQEEAKVLVAGLKELMHEIEEGKIEFEIGAEDIHMNVETLLTEKVGNVGKKLHTGRSRNDQVALDGKLFIKEELKSILHLLLDLEKTILNIAEENLETVMPGYTHLQKAQPITLAHHLMAYFEMFRRDYGRFSDTLKRADVMPLGSGALAGTTFPLNRDMVREELDFAEITLNSLDGVSDRDYLLEFESASSILMMHFSRLCEEIILWASDEFSFVVLDDAYSTGSSIMPQKKNPDVAELIRGKTGRVYGNLMGSLSMLKSLPLAYNKDMQEDKEALFDTVDTVKKSLLTLTPMLGTMKVKKDNMAQGAKGGFTNATDVADYLAKKNVPFREAHGIVGQLVYKCIEEGRVLEDLSIEEYRNYSPAFEEDIYEVIDIYECVEKRVLTGGPAPTTVANHIDIGRTWLNKKRA